CCGGCCCCAGTCGCGGCCCTAACACCATGCCGGTCAGCAGCACGATCAAAGGCTGGAGCGTGAACGGCACTGGACCGACGAACGGGATCGTGACCAGAGCGCCCAGCCCGATCATGGCGGCGAACAGGGCCACGCGGGCGATCTCTGGCGTCGAGCGAACGGACAATCGTCAACCTCTCTGATGGGCGGAGAGGTGACAATGTAGGGGCGGACCCGGCCGGCTGTCAACGCGCTTCAGTCAGCCGGCCGGGATGCGGAGACGCGACTCAGTGCAGTGTCACGTCTCCCGAGTGGAACCGTCGTATGTGCCGGTGTGGGAGCTGCACGAGCAGGGCTCCCTGATTGTCGATGCCGGTGGCCTCGCCGATCACCGAGCCCTCTCGAGTCTGCACCGACACGCTGCGCTTGAGGAGGTAATCGCGCTGGCGGAACTCACTGAGGGCGCGGTCGAACCCGTGCTTCTGGGCTTCCTTGTACGCGGTCTCGAGGGCCAGCAGGATGCGCGCAAGCAGCTCACTGCGGTCTACCGGGTCGCCGGTCGCCATCTTGAGTGAGGTGGCCGTACGGCGCAGGTCGACGGGCAGCTCCGCGTACTCGGTGTTCACGTTGATGCCGATGCCGACGATGACCCACTCCACGACATCCTGCTCGCCGGCCACCTCGAGCAGGATCCCGCCCGCCTTGCGGTCGCCGACGAAGAGGTCATTGGGCCACTTGATGCGCACCGAGGCATCGGTTTGGGTCTCGATGCCGCGCGCAGCCGCGACGGCGGCGACGATCGTGAGCATGTGGGCGCGGCTCATCGGCAGGGTCGGGCGCAGGATGACGGAGAAGAGGAGGCCCTTGCCGGCCGGCGAGGTCCAGCGGCGCCCCAGGCGCCCGCGCCCTGCGCGCTGCAGCTCGGCGATGACGACGGTGCCCTCAGGCGCGCCTGCCATCGCGAGCTCCTTCGCCTCGACGTTGGTCGACTCGATCTCGTCGTAGTAGCGGAAGGAGCGCCCGAACATCGACCCCTGCGTCATCTCGGTGATGATCGGCACGACCAGCTTGACCGGCTCGGCCTCGAGCTTGTAGCCGCGGCGCGAGATGCCGAGGATCTGGTACCCCCGCTTGCGCAGGGACTTGACGTGCTTGTGCACCGCGTTGCGCGAGATGCCGAGACGGGCGCTGATCACCTCGCCGGAGACGAAGCCGGGGTTCTCGCGCAGGATGTCGATGACTGTCCGCTTCCGCTGGCTCATGTGATTGGACTCAACGTAGACGACGGAGACTGAAGATTCCATCAGCGTACCTCGTTCTCGACTGTGGGGGGTCGATCGTAGAGGTG
This Verrucomicrobiota bacterium DNA region includes the following protein-coding sequences:
- a CDS encoding biotin--[acetyl-CoA-carboxylase] ligase, with product MESSVSVVYVESNHMSQRKRTVIDILRENPGFVSGEVISARLGISRNAVHKHVKSLRKRGYQILGISRRGYKLEAEPVKLVVPIITEMTQGSMFGRSFRYYDEIESTNVEAKELAMAGAPEGTVVIAELQRAGRGRLGRRWTSPAGKGLLFSVILRPTLPMSRAHMLTIVAAVAAARGIETQTDASVRIKWPNDLFVGDRKAGGILLEVAGEQDVVEWVIVGIGINVNTEYAELPVDLRRTATSLKMATGDPVDRSELLARILLALETAYKEAQKHGFDRALSEFRQRDYLLKRSVSVQTREGSVIGEATGIDNQGALLVQLPHRHIRRFHSGDVTLH